In the genome of Salinigranum halophilum, the window TGGCCGGCAGTCGGCCGGGCGGGTGAAGAGTGCTCCGCTGGACGGAAGAGGAAGCGGAGAGCAGTGACAGAGCGAACCGGGCCTACGGCTCACGGACCGAGCGCGGTTCGTGTGCAGTTCGGGAGAAGCGTTACGCCGAGGCGGCCTGACTGCTGGCCTTCTTACGCGTGATGTAGCCCGCGATGCGGTTGCGGACGCCCTTCGAGTCGACGTTCGTGAGCTTCATGACGCTGTCCTTGTTCGTCTCGAAGTCCGTGTTGAACGCCTGCGGATACCGCTCCAGCAGCAGGTTCCCGAGCTGCTTGACGTACTTGGGTTTGATCGCCATGCCCGTCGATTGCTCGCTGGCGCACAAAAACGATTCGTTACGCGTCGTCGTCGCGGCGGCGCGCGCGCCAGTCGGTCGCCTCGGAGAGGCGTGCGAACGCCTCGTGTTCGCGTGCGCCGCCACACCGTTCGACCACGCGCTCGAAGTACGCGAGGCGGTCGAGGAGCTCCCCGGTGTCGTAGTCGGGGACGTCGAGCCGCGAGGCGGCGACCGTGGCGTCGACGACGGCGTAGAAGCCGCGGTTGATAGTGAACGGGCGCGTCCGCCGGACACCGTTCTCCGCGGGCGTGAGCCGCCAGCGTTCCCACCGCGTTCCACCCTCGCACCCTTCATCGACCGGTTCGGCAGCGACGCGAACCCACGCGTCGGCCGAGTCGAGCACCGGCTCTTCCTCCTCGCGAATCGTGAGCGCCGCGTCGACGAAGTCACGCGCGTCGGCGACGAACTGGACGACGCCCTCGCCCTGTCGGTGGAAGTTCCGACGCGTCCGCGTGTTACCCCACGTCACCGCCTCGAGTGGCTCGTCGTCGCCCGCGCGGACACCGCCATCGGGCGCGTGCAGACCGAGCGCTGCCACGTTCCACAAGCCGTTCGGTCCGAGTGTGGTCACGACCGACTCCGTCACGCCGTCGAGAGCGACGGGCCACGCGGACGGCTCCGCTCTGTCGCCTCCGTCATCGTCCGCCGTCGTCACACCTCCCACCCCCGCTCGAGTGCAACGAACACGGCAGCCGCGGTGAGGTCGGCCGTCGTCCCCGGGTTGATATCGTCGGCGACGAACGCCTCGGCGAGGTCCGTCGCGGCGTCGAGGTCTTCGCCCACCTCGGCCGCCTGCGCCTGCACCTCGCGGGCGATGCGGTCGCCGTGTTGTGTCCTGACCAGGGTGTCCGGTTCCTCGGCGAGGAGTCGGAGGAACGCTCGGGCGACCCGTTCGGTCGCCGTTCCCTCGTCGGTGAGGATTCCCTCGGCCGCGGCGAACGAGCGCGGGAAGCCCGCGACCCACTCGCGGGCGTTCGCGTCGACGGGTGCAGAGCGCTCCATGACGTCCCAGAGCGTCAGTCCCTGCGCGCGCACGACGTCGGTCGCGTCGGCACCGAGGCCCACGTCGGGGAGGTCGATGTCCGGGGGGGCGTCGCCGACGGCGACGTCGACGTGCTCGAACGCGCGATAGAAGTCACAGGCGTCGTCGACGGTCGTCTCCGCACAGCGGTCGCGGACCACGTCGGTCGTCAGCGGTCCGTCCGCGGCCGCTCGGACCAGCGGGACGAGGTTCAACAGACAGCCGAACTGGGTGTTTCCCCCTCGCTGGTGACGCATCCCGTCGACGCTCGCCTCGAACGCTGCACCGAGGGGGTCCCCGTCGGCCGCACGACGGAGGCCCGGTCCGGCACCGACAGCGCCCGCGAGGAAGTGCTCGAACCGGAGGTCCGCGTACTCGCGGTGGCGGTCGACGTTCCCCGGCTTCGGGGTGCCGGCGACCTCGAGGAGGAGCGCGAGCTGGGCGTTGTCTGCCGGGGGGCGCATACCCCCCCTAGTCGGGGGGACGGTAAAGACGCTACGCGTCGGCACGGTGGCTCAGAGCGCACGTCGTGTGCGAGAAATGGGGTCACCCGAGAGAGGGGGAGAGGAACTCGGGTCGACCCTCACGTGATGGAAGTGATGCGAACTACTTCAGCTCACGCACACGCCTCTCACGTTTGAAACAGTTTTTCGAGGTGTCGGGACGGTCCCGGAAACGAGCTATCGCGGTGAGTGCCTCAGAACCGGTCGGTTCGGCTCGCGGCGACCCACGCGTTCGTGGGTGAACCGTCGGGGACGCGCGTGTGGCGGCCCTGAAGCGCGTCGACGCGGCCGGCGAACGACCACTTCTTGCCCTGCCAGGTCTCCTCGGTCTCGGCCGCCGCAGCCGCCGCAGCGACCGCTTGGTCGCGCATGTGCGCCGAGACGACGGCCGCGATGGCCGCCGCCTCGTCCTCACTGGCGTCGTCGGGAATCGAGAGCTCCATGTCAGATGGGGAGGTTGCCGTGTTTCTTCTCGGGCTGGTCGCCGCGCTTCGTCTTCAACATGGTGAGGTCGTCGACCAGTCGGGCCCTGGTCTCGGCCGGTTCGATGACGTCGTCGACGAAGCCTCGGTCGGCGGCGGTGTAGGGGTTGGCGAACTCCTCACGGTACTCGTCGATGAGTTCCTGCCGCCGGGCGTCGGGGTCGTCCGCGGCCTCCAGTTCGCTGCTGTAGAGGATGTTCACCGCGCCCTGCGGTCCCATGACCGCAATCTCGGACGTGGGCCACGCGTAGTTGACGTCGCCCCCGATGTGCTTCGAGGCCATGACGCAGTACGCGCCACCGTAGGCCTTGCGCGTGATGACCGTGAGCAGTGGAACCGTCGCCTCCGAGTAGGCGTACAGTAGCTTCGCCCCGTGGCGGATGATGCCGCGGTGTTCCTGCTCGGTGCCGGGCATGTAGCCGGGGACGTCGACGAAGGTGAGGATGGGGATGTTGAACGCGTCGCAAAAGCGGATGAACCGCGACCCCTTCATCGACGCGTCGACGGTGAGGGTGCCGGCGTTCGACCGCGGCTGGTTCGCCACCACGCCCACCGAATGCCCGTCGAGGCGGCCGAACCCGACGACGATGTTGCGCGCCCACCCCTCGTGAATCTCGAAGAACGAGCCCTCGTCGACGACGCTGTCGATGACCTCGGTCATGTCGTAGGGCTTCTGGGGCTGGTCGGGGACGACGTCGGTGAGTTCGGTCGTCTCGCGCGCCGGGTCGTCCCACGGTTCGACCCGCGGGGGGTCTTCGACGTTGTTCTGCGGGAGGTACGACAGCAGCCGTCGGATGTTGTCGAGCGCCTCCTCCTCGCTCTTGAACGTCTTGTGCGCGACGCCCGTCTTCTGGGCGTGGGTCTTCGCGCCGCCGAGTTCCTCGAAACTGACCTCCTCGCCCGTGACCGTCTTGATGACGTCCGGGCCGGTGATGAACATGTGCGAGGTGTCCTGTACCATGAAGATGAAGTCGGTGATGGCGGGTGAGTACACCGCGCCGCCGGCACACGGCCCCATGATGGACGAGACCTGCGGGACCACGCCGGAGGCCTGCTGGTTGCGGTGGAAGATGTCCGCGAAGCCGGCCAACGACTTCACGCCCTCTTGGATGCGCGCACCGGCGGAGTCGTTCAGGCCGATGATGGGCGCGCCGACCTCCATCGCCTTGTCCATCACCTTACAGATCTTCTGGGCCATCACCTCGCCGAGGGAGCCGCCGAAGACGGTGAAGTCGTGGGCGAAGACGAACACCGTCCGGCCGTCGACCTCGCCGTACCCCGTGACGACGCCGTCGCCGGGGAGTTTCTTCTCTTCCATCCCGAACTTCGACGTCCGGTGGGTCCGGAACTTGTCGAACTCGTTGAACGTCCCGTCGTCGAGGAAGTAGTCGACCCGCTCGCGAGCGGTCATCTTCCCCTTGTCGTGCTGCTTGTCGATGCGGTCTTGGCCGCCGCCGAGCAGCGCACGCTCGCGTTTCTCGCGGAGTTCGTCGATCCGGTCCTCCATCGTCATGTCGGACCACCCAGTGTCATTGGGGGAACGTGAACGACGTGGAGCAAAAGGATTCCGGGATACGCAGGCCTCGTCCGAGGCGTCGACCCGGTCGGTCGCGGGTGGCGCCCGGAGCGCACCGGGAGCGAGGCGCTCGCGGGGGTCAGACGACTGACTTCGACGAGCGCAGTCCGGCGAACGCGACGGCACCGACGCCGACGGCCAGCGCGACGGTGGGCCAGAAGCCGACGCGGGCTTCGAGACCGAGCCCCGTCAGGAGCGTGAAGACGAGGAAGACGGGGAGTACGACCCCGACGGCGTAGAGCCACGGCGTCGCCAGCCGGGAGGCGACGTCGCCCGCACCCGCGCGGAACTCCTCGATGGCGTCTCGTCCCAGCACCCAGCCGACGAACAGGAGGAACGCCGCGAGGCCCGCCGTCAGGAACCGGTCGACGAGCGTCACGGCGAACAGCTGGAAGACGGTCGCGTCGAGCGCGTTGGCCGCGCCCGTGAGCGCGAACACGGCGAGCGAGGCGGCGACGGCGCGACGGCGGTCAAGGCCGAACTCGTCGACCAGGAATGAGACGGGAATCTCCAGCATCGAGATGGACGAGGAGAGGGCGGCCAGCGCGACGACGCCGAAGAAGACTGCCGCGATGAGCGTCCCGGCGGGGAGGCGGGCGAACGCGCCCGCGATGGAGACGAACAGCGCGCCGGGGCCGGGCGAGCCGGGTTCGACGCCGAGCGAGAAGAGGAGGGGGAAGACGACGAGGCCGGCGAGCACGCCGACGAGCGTGTTGAGGACGGCGATAGAGCCGGCGTCGAACGGGAGCGAGCGGTCCTCGCCCAGATAGGAGGCGTAGGTGATCATCGTCCCCGCGCCGAGCGAGAGGGTAAAGAGCGCCTGCCCTGCGGCCGGCCCGAGGATCGAGAAGAAGTTCTCCTCGACGGTGGCGAGGTCGAACGAGAGATAGAAGGCGTAGCCGGCGGTCGCGTCGGGCTGGGTCGCCGCCCAGCCCGCGAGCGCGACGAGGAGGACGAAGATGGCGGGCATCATCACTGTCGTACTGAGTTCGATTCCCTTGCGCACCCCGCCGAGGACGATGGCGGCAGTGAGCCCGAGGAAGACGAGGTGGTACGCCACCGCGTCGACGCCAGTCGAAGCGGCGCCGAAGTACGCTCCCGGCTCCGTCGCGTACGGGAGCGGCCCGCCGGCGACCGCGAGCAGGCTCTCGACGAAGTAGCGGAGAATCCACCCACCGACGACCGAGTAGAACGAGAGGAGGACGAGCGCCGTCACGACCGAGAACCCGCCGACGACCGCCCACCCCTTCGAGCCGGAGAGGTCACGGAGCGCCCCGACGGGGTTCCGCTTCGCGCGTCGGCCGATGACGAACT includes:
- a CDS encoding 30S ribosomal protein S17e, which encodes MAIKPKYVKQLGNLLLERYPQAFNTDFETNKDSVMKLTNVDSKGVRNRIAGYITRKKASSQAASA
- a CDS encoding DUF447 domain-containing protein codes for the protein MTTADDDGGDRAEPSAWPVALDGVTESVVTTLGPNGLWNVAALGLHAPDGGVRAGDDEPLEAVTWGNTRTRRNFHRQGEGVVQFVADARDFVDAALTIREEEEPVLDSADAWVRVAAEPVDEGCEGGTRWERWRLTPAENGVRRTRPFTINRGFYAVVDATVAASRLDVPDYDTGELLDRLAYFERVVERCGGAREHEAFARLSEATDWRARRRDDDA
- a CDS encoding triphosphoribosyl-dephospho-CoA synthase, with product MRPPADNAQLALLLEVAGTPKPGNVDRHREYADLRFEHFLAGAVGAGPGLRRAADGDPLGAAFEASVDGMRHQRGGNTQFGCLLNLVPLVRAAADGPLTTDVVRDRCAETTVDDACDFYRAFEHVDVAVGDAPPDIDLPDVGLGADATDVVRAQGLTLWDVMERSAPVDANAREWVAGFPRSFAAAEGILTDEGTATERVARAFLRLLAEEPDTLVRTQHGDRIAREVQAQAAEVGEDLDAATDLAEAFVADDINPGTTADLTAAAVFVALERGWEV
- a CDS encoding acc operon protein, which encodes MELSIPDDASEDEAAAIAAVVSAHMRDQAVAAAAAAAETEETWQGKKWSFAGRVDALQGRHTRVPDGSPTNAWVAASRTDRF
- a CDS encoding acyl-CoA carboxylase subunit beta; the protein is MEDRIDELREKRERALLGGGQDRIDKQHDKGKMTARERVDYFLDDGTFNEFDKFRTHRTSKFGMEEKKLPGDGVVTGYGEVDGRTVFVFAHDFTVFGGSLGEVMAQKICKVMDKAMEVGAPIIGLNDSAGARIQEGVKSLAGFADIFHRNQQASGVVPQVSSIMGPCAGGAVYSPAITDFIFMVQDTSHMFITGPDVIKTVTGEEVSFEELGGAKTHAQKTGVAHKTFKSEEEALDNIRRLLSYLPQNNVEDPPRVEPWDDPARETTELTDVVPDQPQKPYDMTEVIDSVVDEGSFFEIHEGWARNIVVGFGRLDGHSVGVVANQPRSNAGTLTVDASMKGSRFIRFCDAFNIPILTFVDVPGYMPGTEQEHRGIIRHGAKLLYAYSEATVPLLTVITRKAYGGAYCVMASKHIGGDVNYAWPTSEIAVMGPQGAVNILYSSELEAADDPDARRQELIDEYREEFANPYTAADRGFVDDVIEPAETRARLVDDLTMLKTKRGDQPEKKHGNLPI
- a CDS encoding sodium-dependent transporter — protein: MTRETWATRIGFILAAVGSAVGLGNIWRFPWVTAENGGSAFLLVYLLVILAVGVPGLVGEFVIGRRAKRNPVGALRDLSGSKGWAVVGGFSVVTALVLLSFYSVVGGWILRYFVESLLAVAGGPLPYATEPGAYFGAASTGVDAVAYHLVFLGLTAAIVLGGVRKGIELSTTVMMPAIFVLLVALAGWAATQPDATAGYAFYLSFDLATVEENFFSILGPAAGQALFTLSLGAGTMITYASYLGEDRSLPFDAGSIAVLNTLVGVLAGLVVFPLLFSLGVEPGSPGPGALFVSIAGAFARLPAGTLIAAVFFGVVALAALSSSISMLEIPVSFLVDEFGLDRRRAVAASLAVFALTGAANALDATVFQLFAVTLVDRFLTAGLAAFLLFVGWVLGRDAIEEFRAGAGDVASRLATPWLYAVGVVLPVFLVFTLLTGLGLEARVGFWPTVALAVGVGAVAFAGLRSSKSVV